TTCTATGATGTCTTACTGATTCTGGCTATTTTAGTTAATTGAAATATATACATATATTTGCGAAAAATGGAATAGAAGTCATAAAACCGTATATCGTTAGTAGTGTATTTTTTTAATTTTTACTAATATACTGATAAAAAATTATTTCACTAGTTAAAAACGCTTTTTTAAATATATTAATTTTATTACGAATTTTATATATCTAGAATTTAAGTCGATTATTCACTTTTTACTGATATTTTTCAGTATTAATTTAAATTTTTGTGATTTTAAGTTGCTAAAAATAATTGAATTTTGGAATTGTTTTCATATTGTAAATTTTATATAAATTTAGGTAATTGTAAAATTAAGGGTAATTTATAATTAATATATGAAGATAAGCGTATTAGAACACGGGTTATTAACAACTAAAAACGGGTACAAAAAGACCTATCAAGATCTAGAAAAAATATGCAGGTATTCTGAATACTTGGGCTTTTATTCATTCTGAGTGAGTGAACAACATGACGTAAATGCACTTGTGATCACAAATCCACTTATTCTTCTAAGTCATCTGACAAGTAAAACTAAAAAAATTAAAATCGGATGTGGTGGAATAATGTTAAAGCATTACCAGCCATTTTCGATTGCTGAGCAAATAAACACATTGAATTTATTATATCCAAAGAGGCTAATTTTTGGTTTTGGTGCAAACAGTTCTACTGAAAAAGTTTCTAAATTAATGAACACTGATATTTCATCGCAGAGTTTTTATTTGAAAATGGAACAAACAGTTGATTTCATTAATAGAGCTAGTGATTTTGATTTTAAAGTAAATCCTAGTATCGATGAACCCATTGAACCAACTTTATTGATAACAAGCGAAAAAAGTGCTATTTTTGCCGCTGAACATAAGTATAAAATCAATTATGGATGATTTTTATACCCGTCTAAAATTTATGCCAAAGCTGTAATTGATACGTATAAAAAGATATATAAGCAAAAATGAGGTGTTGATCCATCCGATATTGCACTGAGTGTTAATGTTGTAAGCGGAGCTGATGACATTGCAATCGAGAATAATAAGAAGGTACTTGCATTATTTAGAATAGGTTCTCACCAATGGAACGAATTTAAATTATTTCCAACAATTCAGGATTTTTCGGAATTTAATTTTGATGAGGAAAAAGAACGTATATTTAATAAATTTTATCGTAACATATTTGCATTAAAATCAACTGAAGATGTAAAAAATATTGATAATTTATGTGTTGAACTCGGCATTGACCATCTAATGGTTTTACCGACGATGTCCAGCGTTAAGGATCGTATGATGGCTTTGAAAAAAATTGCAAATTATTATAAGATTGGAGAAAGAAATGAAAAAGATTATTAAATACTTAATTATTGAAAAAATGACTGATAAAGACCAATATTGATTGAGAATGACTCCTGAAATGCAAGACGATATAGGTACGGTTGGTTATATTCAATTTAAAAACACTGACAAAACTGAGTTGAAGGAAAATGATGAAATTATGGCACTAGAAGCGTCAAAAGCCGTTTTAACATTAAAAATGCCTCTAGACGCCAAAGTGGTAGAGTGAAATAAGGCGGTAATTACTAAACCTGCTCTTGTTTCGTCACACAAGGATGAAGAAAACTGGATTATGATAATTAGTGATATTAATGCTGATGTATTTTCTAAACTTGAAGACTTTTAATTATGAACCAAAAATTTAATCCATCTAAATTAAATGAATTAATAATGCAAGCTGATGCAATAGTTGTTGGCATAGGTTCAGGTATGACGGCGGCAGACGGCATTGGTTATACTGGTCAGCGTTTCCGTGAGAATTTCTCTGATTTTATTGATGAATTTGGTTTTTTAGATATGTTGCAAGCTAGCGTTTATCACTTTGAAGATATACGGAATTACTGAGCTTTTCACTCGAGATTTATGAAATTAAACTATTTTGATCAACCAGCAAGTCAAAGTTTTATGAATTTAAAACAGTATTTGTCTGATAAAAATTATTTTATCATCACAACTAATTCGGATAATGCGCTAGAAGCAGTTGATTTTGATGAAGATAAGATTTTTTACATTCAAGGCAAATATAATTTATTGCAATGTGAAAAAATGTGTCACAATCGTCGTTATTCTAATGATGAAGCTGTGTACAAAATGATTGAAAAACAGTCAAACATGATGGTTCCATACGAACTTATTCCACTTTGTCCTGAATGTGGCGCCTTTTTAGAAGTTAATAAACGACTAAAAGGTAAGGGAATGGTAGAAGATGAGCGTTTTTTTGAAGAAAAAGCGCGTTATGAGCAGTTTATTCAATTAAATAAAAATAAGAAAATTCTTTTTTGGGAAATTGG
The Mycoplasmopsis californica genome window above contains:
- a CDS encoding LLM class flavin-dependent oxidoreductase, yielding MKISVLEHGLLTTKNGYKKTYQDLEKICRYSEYLGFYSFWVSEQHDVNALVITNPLILLSHLTSKTKKIKIGCGGIMLKHYQPFSIAEQINTLNLLYPKRLIFGFGANSSTEKVSKLMNTDISSQSFYLKMEQTVDFINRASDFDFKVNPSIDEPIEPTLLITSEKSAIFAAEHKYKINYGWFLYPSKIYAKAVIDTYKKIYKQKWGVDPSDIALSVNVVSGADDIAIENNKKVLALFRIGSHQWNEFKLFPTIQDFSEFNFDEEKERIFNKFYRNIFALKSTEDVKNIDNLCVELGIDHLMVLPTMSSVKDRMMALKKIANYYKIGERNEKDY
- a CDS encoding glycine cleavage system protein H, whose translation is MKKIIKYLIIEKMTDKDQYWLRMTPEMQDDIGTVGYIQFKNTDKTELKENDEIMALEASKAVLTLKMPLDAKVVEWNKAVITKPALVSSHKDEENWIMIISDINADVFSKLEDF
- a CDS encoding SIR2 family NAD-dependent protein deacylase: MNQKFNPSKLNELIMQADAIVVGIGSGMTAADGIGYTGQRFRENFSDFIDEFGFLDMLQASVYHFEDIRNYWAFHSRFMKLNYFDQPASQSFMNLKQYLSDKNYFIITTNSDNALEAVDFDEDKIFYIQGKYNLLQCEKMCHNRRYSNDEAVYKMIEKQSNMMVPYELIPLCPECGAFLEVNKRLKGKGMVEDERFFEEKARYEQFIQLNKNKKILFWEIGVGYSTPMLIKHPFWEMTKAFDKATYLAMNNKSYRLPQEIKAKTVVETNDIKETIQALLEVKNDINRTN